One genomic segment of Hordeum vulgare subsp. vulgare chromosome 2H, MorexV3_pseudomolecules_assembly, whole genome shotgun sequence includes these proteins:
- the LOC123425273 gene encoding CDPK-related kinase 5-like has product MGGCHAKPLTHDADPPPAAPATPPPASSATPASKKHWTSSPFFPFSTPSPSPAHHLFSSSAASPRTASSKSPAPASNTPARRLLRLPFPPPSPAKHIRQALARRHGPSRPAIPEEGDSDGGRGLDKGFGFNKGFAAKYDLGDEVGRGHFGYTCAAKIRKGARKGDAVAVKVIPKAKMTTSIAIEDVRREVKILKALAGHKNLVQFYDAYEDNEKVYIVMELCEGGELLDRILSRGGKYSEDDAKSVLVQILNVVAFCHIQGVVHRDLKPENFLFTSKDENSQLKTIDFGLSDFVKPDERLNDIVGSAYYVAPEVLHRCYSTEADVWSIGVIAYILLCGSRPFWARTESGIFRSVLKADPSYNEAPWPSLTPEAMDFVKRLLCKDPRRRMTAAQALGHPWIRNYNDIKMPLDVLIFRLIKAYIRSSSLCKAALKALSKTLTVDELFYLKGQFSLLEPDRNGCITLDNIRMALTREATDAMKETRVQEILVSLSALQYRRMDFHEFCAAAVSVHQLEALDRWEQHARSAYEIFEKDGNRAIVIDELASELGLSPSVPLHVVLQDWIRHTDGKLSFLGFVKLLHGMSSRSLSKMR; this is encoded by the exons ATGGGGGGCTGCCACGCCAAGCCGCTCACCCACGACGCCGACCCGCCGCCAGCCGCGCCGGCCACGCCCCCGCCGGCATCCTCCGCCACGCCCGCCTCCAAGAAGCACTGGACGTCCTCacccttcttccccttctccacGCCGAGCCCCAGCCCGGCGCAccacctcttctcctcctccgcggcctcCCCGCGGACGGCCTCATCCAAGTCCCCGGCGCCCGCGTCCAACACCCCGGCCAGGCGCCTCCTGCGCCTGCCCttcccgccgccgtcgcccgccAAGCACATCCGCCAGGCGCTCGCGCGGAGGCACGGGCCCTCGCGCCCGGCGATCCCCGAGGAGGGCGACAGCGACGGCGGGAGGGGCCTCGACAAGGGCTTCGGCTTCAACAAGGGCTTCGCCGCCAAGTACGACCTCGGGGACGAGGTCGGGAGGGGCCACTTCGGCTACACCTGCGCCGCCAAAATCAGGAAGGGGGCGCGCAAGGGGGACGCCGTCGCCGTCAAGGTCATCCCCAAGGCCAAG ATGACAACATCCATTGCTATagaggatgtccggagggaggtgAAAATTTTGAAGGCTTTGGCTGGACACAAGAACTTGGTTCAGTTTTATGATGCATATGAGGACAACGAAAAGGTCTACATAGTCATGGA GTTGTGCGAGGGCGGGGAGCTTCTGGATAGAATACTTTCCAG AGGTGGAAAGTACTCCGAGGATGATGCAAAGTCTGTCCTGGTGCAAATATTGAATGTTGTTGCTTTTTGCCACATTCAAGGAGTGGTTCATAGGGATCTCAAACCAGAG AATTTTCTTTTTACTTCTAAAGATGAGAACTCTCAACTTAAGACGATTGACTTCGGATTATCAGATTTTGTAAAACCAG ATGAGAGACTAAATGATATTGTTGGAAGTGCTTATTATGTTGCTCCGGAAGTTCTGCATAGATGCTATAGCACAGAAGCGGATGTCTGGAGTATAGgtgtcattgcatatatcctcctTTGTGGCAGCCGCCCTTTTTGGGCACGCACTGAATCTGGCATATTCCGTTCTGTTCTCAAAGCTGACCCCAGTTATAATGAGGCACCTTGGCCTTCACTCACTCCAGAAGCAATGGACTTCGTTAAGCGCTTGCTGTGTAAGGATCCACGTAGAAGGATGACTGCAGCACAAGCTTTAG GTCATCCATGGATTAGAAATTACAATGACATTAAGATGCCACTGGATGTCCTTATATTTCGTCTTATCAAAGCTTATATTCGTTCTTCATCATTATGCAAAGCTGCTCTGAAG GCTTTGTCAAAGACTTTGACTGTTGATGAGCTTTTTTATCTCAAAGGACAGTTTTCCTTATTGGAACCTGATAGAAATGGATGCATCACCCTAGATAATATCAGAATG GCCTTAACGAGAGAAGCCACTGATGCGATGAAAGAAACACGAGTTCAGGAGATTCTTGTCTCG TTGAGCGCTCTTCAGTACAGAAGAATGGACTTCCATGAGTTCTGTGCGGCTGCGGTAAGTGTTCACCAGCTTGAAGCATTAGACAGATGGGAGCAACATGCGAGATCCGCTTATGAAATTTTCGAGAAGGATGGCAATCGAGCCATTGTAATCGATGAACTGGCTTCA GAACTGGGTCTCAGTCCCTCCGTGCCGCTGCACGTCGTTCTGCAGGACTGGATCCGACACACCGATGGGAAGCTCAGCTTCCTTGGGTTTGTCAAGTTGCTGCATGGAATGTCCAGCCGGTCCCTGTCAAAGATGAGATAG